The proteins below are encoded in one region of Telopea speciosissima isolate NSW1024214 ecotype Mountain lineage chromosome 10, Tspe_v1, whole genome shotgun sequence:
- the LOC122643493 gene encoding uncharacterized protein LOC122643493, protein MNAVKEIDNDAYLWLMRNKPNLLAWHTFDNRARSDHITNNMSESFNNWITDLRNKPILILVDELISTLMDRFYKMYSRGRTYHDTLTPKARGKLNKVQEESRIFRVLLADDFQYELTDNIASRCLVNLKDRTCCCKVWESTGMPCKHTAAAILHKRELLETYCDAYYNMQKCMVAYAGFIAPLPALNGLREDVMNYVVQPPLLKRMPGRPHVNRRREQDEAPTTEFRKKSRTIRCNNCKQLGHNKRKCQRASSSKTKTIVLEQSQGAPVKDMSASSSKTKTVVQEQGQGAPVKDMRASSSRIRLLCREKQEVRPRPKRRHAALRELLDHRHLM, encoded by the exons ATGAATGCAGTCAAGGAGATTGATAATGATGCCTACCTATGGTTGATGAGAAATAAGCCAAACTTGTTGGCTTGGCATACTTTTGACAATAGAGCAAGAAGTGATCATATTACAAATAATATGAGTGAGTCCTTCAACAACTGGATTACAGATCTGAGAAACAAACCCATTCTCATATTGGTTGATGAATTAATAAGCACACTAATGGACAGATTTTACAAAATGTATTCAAGGGGACGCACCTATCATGATACATTAACACCAAAAGCTAGAGGCAAATTAAACAAGGTCCAAGAAGAGTCTAGGATCTTTCGGGTCCTACTAGCAGATGACTTTCAGTATGAACTGACAGACAACATTGCAAGTAGATGTCTGGTCAATTTGAAAGATCGTACATGTTGTTGCAAAGTATGGGAGTCTACTGGTATGCCATGCAAACATACAGCAGCAGCTATCTTACACAAAAGGGAGTTGCTTGAGACATATTGTGATGCATATTACAATATGCAGAAGTGTATGGTAGCATATGCAGGGTTCATTGCCCCACTTCCTGCTCTGAATGGGTTGAGAGAAGATGTTATGAACTATGTGGTGCAACCTCCTCTTTTGAAAAGGATGCCTGGTAGACCTCATGTCAATAGAAGAAGGGAACAAGATGAGGCTCCTACTACTGAATTTAGAAAGAAGAGTCGAACTATCAGATGTAACAATTGCAAGCAGTTGGGCCACAATAAGAGGAAATGTCAGAGAGCATCCAGTAGTAAAACTAAGACTATTGTGCTG GAACAAAGCCAGGGAGCACCAGTAAAGGACATGAGCGCATCTAGTAGTAAGACTAAAACTGTTGTGCAG GAACAAGGCCAAGGAGCACCAGTAAAGGACATGAGAGCATCTAGTAGTAGGATTAGGCTGTTGTGCAG AGAAAAACAAGAAGTGAGACCTAGACCCAAGAGGAGGCATGCAGCTCTCAGAGAGTTACTAGATCATAGGCATCTAATGTGA